One Penaeus vannamei isolate JL-2024 chromosome 27, ASM4276789v1, whole genome shotgun sequence genomic window carries:
- the LOC138866855 gene encoding collagen alpha-1(I) chain-like: MPPATEAVPLSLSAQALIHTRPRPGPALARSAGATPRRGWRRRPSSNTTRDRAFHSSGRSGSLAGARGDRPRRGGRDSVLLETVHQRPPRPGVLQAMVEMCLFANFVLEDIFLVPERQGLPRGDGGHGRARRLRLRPRPRPERAQGAGEPKPPARGARPNQQDAPATPAQGPRPAPTSSLPAGPPARSRRSRRGRGFITAAGGTPSPAAAASTLGPRGRRGQESPSRQTGEWAGPAPPARAGGRPRRRPQQRARGGGRPPPPAAEAVPLSLSAQALSHHDRAQGPSLPVRPGRRPVGGAADLRRNRGRLIKSDITHWISAEPHYLDNCGNSRANTCLCSLRPRGRSAFIRPKPSAAGSRKGSAAHILVNQSNFCRAHDPSRNPRPAGVCLISSRLTGVGWGFPPSAPGALSGRGRRRGIRAWPCRTPDGTVKGGPWARSCVAEGLRRQRQGDCLGCGRHGATPTSIPQLLLLRPPSEPARPPVPAVQGPPIPRFGGLGFLSPFPFVPCALSGRERQAGGWTCLSVCPVCLVFLGQGLARAFPLRPPAPSRAVGGGVGDGRGYAGIAYPKGPFFPGGRPRAGPGRGRGG, translated from the exons TTGGCGGCGCAGACCGTCAagcaacacgaccagagacagggccttccattcgtccggcaggagcgggagcctggcgggcgcTAGAGGGGACCGCCCAcggcggggcggtcgtgat TCAGTACTCCTGGAAACCGTGCACCAACGTCCCCCGCGGCCAGGGGTCCTGC AGGCAATGGTAGAGATGTGTTTATTTGCTAATTTTGTATTGGAAGATATCTTTCTCGTG ccggagaggcaggggcttcctcgcggcgacGGGGGCCACGgccgcgcccgccgcctccgcctccgcccccgcccccggcccgagagggcgcagggggcaggagagcccaagccgcctgcccgtggggcgaggcccaaccagcaggatgcccctgcaacgcccgcgcaaggcccccgaccggccccgacgtCGAGCTTGCCCGCCGgcccgccagcccgcagccgccgaag ccggagggGCAGGGGCTTCATCACAGCGGCGGGGGgcacgccctcgcccgccgccgccgcctccaccctcggcccgagagggcgcagggggcaggagagcccaagccgccaaaCCGGGGAATGGGCGGGCCCTGCACCgccggcgcgggcgggcggccggccccgacggcggccgcagcagcgggctcgaggcgggggtcgccccccgccgcccgcagccgaggcagtccccctgtcgttgtcggcgcaggccctcagccaccacgaccgcgcccagggcccgtcCTTGCCCGTCCGGCCGGGGCGACGCCCCGTCGGGGGTGCG gccgacttaaggcgaaaccgcggacggctcattaaatcagatataactcattggatctctgctgaaccgcaTTACTTGGATAACTGTGGTAATTCTAGAGCTAATACATGCCTTTGTAGTCTCCGACCGCGAGGGAGGAGCGCTTTTATTAGACCAAAACCCTCGGCAGCCGGTTCCCGCAAGGGATCGGCCGCACACATCTTGGTGAATCAGAGTAACTTTTGCCGAGCGCACGACCCCTCACGTAACCCGCGTCCTGCAGGCGTCTGCCTTATCAGCTCTCGATT aacaggggttggctGGGGCTTCCCCCCAtcggcccctggcgccctctcgggccgagggcggcggcgtgggATTCGGGCGTGGCCCTGCCGCACTCCCGACGGGACGGtcaagggcgggccctgggcgcgttcgtgtgtggctgagggcctgcgccgacaacgacagggggactgcctTGGTTGCGGGCGGCATGGGGCGACTCCCACCTCGATCccgcagctgctgctgctgcggccgccgtcggAGCCGGCCCGCCCGCCCGTGCCGGCGGTGCAGGGCCCGCCCATTCCCCGGTTTGGCggcttgggcttcctttcccctttccccttcgtcccctgcgccctctcgggccgagagCGGCAGGCCGGtggctggacctgcctgtcagtctgccccgtctgcctcgtcttcctcgggcaggggctggctcgggctttcccccttcggccccctgcgccctcgcgggccgtgggcggcggcgtaGGGGACGGGCGCGGCTATGCCGGGATCGCCTACCCGAAGGGGCCGTTCTTCCCTGGCGGGCGGCCGAgagcgggccctgggcgcggtcgtggtggctga